In Vigna radiata var. radiata cultivar VC1973A chromosome 3, Vradiata_ver6, whole genome shotgun sequence, the following proteins share a genomic window:
- the LOC106756859 gene encoding antifungal protein ginkbilobin-2-like yields the protein MGVATKCVIIGIALLWLLSVAESVPNTSIINVLCNSGVYTSGDPFAISLNYVLEDLEKETATKKNYEYHNISPYPNAYAYGHATCNINLTSSDCKTCLGAAKMALFTTCQAPRIGARSVLHDCTIRYEQYPFDD from the coding sequence ATGGGTGTAGCAACAAAATGTGTAATAATTGGTATTGCTTTGTTGTGGTTGTTGAGTGTTGCTGAGAGTGTTCCCAACACGAGCATCATCAACGTTCTCTGCAACAGTGGTGTGTACACCTCAGGGGACCCTTTTGCAATCAGTTTAAATTATGTGTTGGAAGACTTAGAGAAGGAAACAGCAACGAAAAAGAATTACGAGTACCACAACATTTCACCATATCCTAATGCCTATGCCTATGGGCATGCTACTTGTAACATTAATCTCACATCCTCTGATTGTAAAACATGTCTTGGTGCTGCTAAAATGGCCTTGTTTACCACATGCCAGGCACCACGGATAGGAGCTCGTTCAGTGCTCCATGATTGTACAATCAGGTACGAGCAATACCCATTTGACGATTAG
- the LOC106757500 gene encoding aluminum-activated malate transporter 14, whose translation MESTHVIAITNREEDNFPHTTKENKTFQFSYLGKNEVHCVSIAFNARHKQMQRDQDTRKMIHCIKVGISLVLVSLLYLLNPVFKQLGENAMWAIMTVVVMFEFSAGATLGKGFNRGLGTIVGGGLGCLAALFAQSIGIGRVGNYIIIAASVFILGSFATYLRLIPSIKKRYDYGVMIFLLTFNLVVVSVTRVNVKVWELAGERLLNILMGLIVCVCVNLLVFPLWASDELHDSIVSRFLDLANTIQGCLGECTKMINEKENQPCASFNVCKSVLNSKSKDESLANFANWEPWHGKFGFSYPWERYLKIGEILRELAAFILAMRRCLEASKEPMATLRESQWVYLETCEALESKVACVLQELGDSMKQMMKCNAKGCVSEQLKAAREDLSFIISTFKMAQLEDDQVLAIASFVFLHMEVIQKVEELVKEVEELGEIAGFRTPITALSS comes from the exons ATGGAATCAACTCACGTAATAGCCATTacaaatagagaagaagataattTCCCACATACAACCAAAGAGAACAAAACATTCCAATTTTCCTATCTTGGGAAAAATGAAGTCCACTGTGTTTCCATTGCTTTCAATGCCAGACACAAGCAGATGCAGAGAGACCAAGACACCAGGAAGATGATTCACTGCATCAAAGTAGGAATCTCCTTGGTTTTGGTTTCACTTCTGTACCTCTTGAACCCTGTCTTTAAGCAACTTGGAGAAAATGCAATGTGGGCTATCATGACAGTTGTGGTCATGTTTGAATTCTCTGCAG GGGCCACACTAGGAAAGGGCTTCAACCGTGGACTGGGAACTATTGTAGGAGGAGGACTAGGTTGCTTAGCAGCACTTTTTGCACAAAGCATTGGGATTGGCAGGGTTGGCAACTACATCATAATAGCTGCTTCTGTATTTATATTGG GATCATTTGCCACATATCTTCGACTGATTCCAAGCATAAAGAAAAGATACGATTATGGAGTGATGATATTCTTGCTGACTTTCAATCTAGTTGTGGTTTCTGTCACACGCGTGAATGTGAAAGTGTGGGAATTAGCCGGTGAACGTCTCTTGAATATACTGATGGGCCTCATTGTATGCGTCTGTGTGAACTTGCTCGTCTTTCCTTTGTGGGCAAGTGATGAACTTCACGATTCCATCGTCTCCAGATTCCTTGACCTTGCCAATACAATTCAAG GTTGTTTAGGCGAATGTACCAAAATGATTAACGAAAAGGAAAATCAACCCTGTGCTAGCTTCAACGTTTGCAAGTCAGTGTTGAACTCCAAGTCAAAGGATGAATCATTG gCAAATTTCGCAAACTGGGAACCCTGGCatggaaaatttggattttccTACCCTTGGGAAAGGTACTTAAAGATTGGGGAGATTCTTCGCGAACTGGCTGCATTTATTCTTGCAATGCGTCGTTGCCTCGAAGCATCAAAAGAG CCCATGGCCACATTGAGAGAATCACAATGGGTCTATTTAGAAACATGCGAAGCACTTGAGTCAAAGGTTGCGTGCGTTCTGCAAGAACTTGGAGACAGCATGAAGCAAATGATGAAATGTAATGCAAAGGGTTGTGTTTCGGAGCAGCTGAAAGCCGCCAGAGAAGATTTAAGCTTCATAATTTCCACGTTCAAAATGGCACAACTTGAGGATGATCAAGTGCTAGCCATTGCTAGCTTCGTCTTCTTGCACATGGAAGTGATACAGAAGGTTGAGGAACTGGTGAAAGAGGTGGAAGAACTTGGAGAAATCGCAGGTTTTCGCACCCCAATAACTGCATTGTCTTCGTAG